One segment of Tamlana crocina DNA contains the following:
- a CDS encoding DUF6686 family protein has translation MCQSIKTISKGKNGELSLCVNCKIYHLEFNNLYFEFDYRQYIQFKEYLKTIDAQFWECKYAKSTFKRKIPIPSVQPNLVLMFNRQEIEELKDLFFRRKGKSLLNVDDIDYQFVLN, from the coding sequence ATGTGCCAAAGCATAAAAACAATATCAAAAGGAAAAAATGGCGAATTGTCGTTGTGCGTCAATTGTAAAATATATCATTTGGAATTCAACAATTTGTATTTTGAATTTGATTACAGGCAATATATCCAGTTTAAGGAATACCTAAAAACCATCGACGCCCAATTTTGGGAGTGCAAATATGCCAAATCGACCTTCAAACGAAAAATACCGATACCTTCGGTTCAGCCGAATTTAGTGTTGATGTTCAATAGGCAGGAAATAGAAGAATTAAAGGATTTGTTTTTTAGACGGAAAGGCAAAAGCCTGTTGAATGTTGACGATATCGATTACCAGTTTGTTTTAAACTGA
- a CDS encoding CvpA family protein, whose translation MGVIDIILGALILFGLVRGFMKGFFVEVASLLALVAGVYGAIHFSDFVAHFLQDKTDWSENTIKYSAFAITFIIIILAISLAGKALTKLADFAALGIINKVLGGIFGALKIALVLSVTLIVFDRLNNTLPFANEDDLEDSLLYSPVKSLVPSIFPNVLNSDEDSDEPDSDTLQSV comes from the coding sequence ATGGGCGTAATAGATATTATTTTAGGGGCTTTAATTTTATTTGGACTGGTGCGTGGTTTTATGAAAGGCTTTTTTGTTGAAGTGGCCTCACTCCTTGCGCTGGTTGCTGGAGTTTACGGCGCCATTCATTTTAGCGATTTTGTTGCCCATTTTTTACAGGACAAAACCGATTGGAGCGAAAACACCATAAAATATTCTGCATTTGCCATAACGTTTATCATTATTATTTTGGCTATATCGTTGGCCGGGAAAGCATTGACCAAATTGGCCGATTTTGCAGCATTGGGCATTATCAATAAAGTTTTGGGTGGCATTTTTGGCGCACTGAAAATTGCCCTGGTTTTAAGTGTGACTTTGATTGTATTCGACCGCTTGAATAACACGCTGCCCTTTGCTAACGAAGATGATTTGGAAGACTCTTTGCTTTACAGCCCTGTAAAATCGCTGGTTCCGAGTATTTTTCCGAATGTTTTAAATAGTGATGAAGATTCAGATGAGCCAGACAGCGACACACTCCAATCAGTTTAA
- the pheS gene encoding phenylalanine--tRNA ligase subunit alpha — translation MIEKIKELIDEAEAFKAQSKEEVEAFRIKYLGSKGLLKQYFAEFKNVANDQKKEFGQTINKLKKTAEDKVNALKEELESKEEVKGVYGDLSRPGESVQIAARHPISIVKNQIIDIFSRIGFNVSEGPEIEDDWHNFTALNLPEYHPARDMQDTFFIQTNPDILLRTHTSSVQVRYMENNKPPIRTISPGRVYRNEAISARSHCFFHQVEGLYIDKDVSFADLKQTLQHFTTEMFGKSKIRLRPSYFPFTEPSAEVDVYWGLETEIDYRITKGTGWLEIMGCGMVDPNVLENCGIDSKEYSGFAFGMGIDRIAMLLHQIGDIRLLSENDVRFLEQFKSAL, via the coding sequence ATGATAGAAAAGATTAAAGAACTTATTGACGAAGCCGAAGCGTTTAAAGCCCAATCGAAAGAAGAGGTTGAAGCGTTCCGAATAAAATATTTGGGCTCGAAAGGTTTGCTGAAACAGTATTTTGCCGAGTTTAAAAATGTGGCGAACGACCAAAAAAAGGAATTCGGACAAACCATTAATAAGCTGAAAAAAACGGCTGAGGATAAAGTCAACGCCTTAAAAGAGGAGCTGGAAAGCAAAGAAGAGGTAAAAGGCGTTTATGGCGATTTATCCCGTCCGGGCGAATCTGTTCAGATTGCTGCCCGTCATCCTATTTCTATCGTAAAAAATCAAATTATCGATATTTTTTCGCGCATTGGTTTTAATGTGAGCGAGGGACCAGAAATTGAAGACGATTGGCATAACTTTACTGCATTGAACCTGCCAGAGTACCATCCGGCACGTGATATGCAGGATACCTTTTTTATCCAAACCAATCCTGATATTTTGTTGCGTACCCACACCAGTTCGGTGCAAGTGCGTTACATGGAAAATAACAAACCGCCTATCCGAACCATTTCTCCGGGCAGGGTGTATCGTAACGAGGCTATTTCGGCACGTTCGCACTGTTTTTTCCATCAGGTGGAAGGTTTGTACATTGATAAGGATGTGAGTTTTGCTGACCTAAAGCAAACGCTTCAGCATTTCACCACCGAAATGTTTGGGAAAAGCAAAATACGTTTGCGCCCAAGTTACTTCCCTTTTACCGAGCCAAGTGCCGAAGTAGATGTGTATTGGGGCTTGGAAACCGAAATTGACTACCGAATTACTAAAGGTACCGGTTGGTTGGAAATTATGGGCTGCGGAATGGTAGATCCCAATGTTTTGGAAAACTGCGGTATCGATTCTAAAGAATACTCCGGTTTTGCTTTCGGAATGGGAATAGACCGAATTGCCATGCTTTTGCACCAAATTGGCGATATTCGTTTATTGAGTGAAAACGACGTGCGATTCTTGGAACAGTTTAAGAGCGCATTATAA
- a CDS encoding transcriptional regulator yields the protein MTKDICSKKMALVEKLGVHLEGRENLAPVAARIMAYVILTGKRGTTFDEMVTVLQASKSTISTHLNHLQDLKKIEYFTKTGDRKKYFIINKDSVLHHINEMIKEWEEVATLHKEIKAYKEAINEHITDEEEKFDLTFHNDYLKFVRDASASIEQLKENLIKNKFNL from the coding sequence ATGACGAAAGATATATGTAGCAAAAAAATGGCATTGGTTGAAAAACTTGGTGTGCATTTAGAAGGTAGAGAAAATCTAGCACCTGTTGCTGCACGCATTATGGCGTACGTAATTTTAACAGGTAAACGTGGTACTACGTTTGATGAAATGGTTACGGTACTTCAAGCCAGTAAAAGCACCATTTCTACGCATTTAAACCACTTGCAAGATTTAAAAAAGATAGAATACTTCACCAAAACGGGTGACCGTAAAAAGTATTTCATCATTAATAAAGATTCTGTTTTACATCATATTAATGAAATGATTAAGGAATGGGAAGAAGTTGCTACGCTTCACAAAGAAATCAAAGCATACAAAGAAGCTATTAACGAACATATTACAGATGAAGAGGAAAAGTTCGATTTAACCTTTCATAACGATTATTTGAAGTTTGTTAGAGATGCTTCAGCTTCAATAGAACAATTAAAAGAAAACCTAATTAAAAACAAATTCAACCTTTAA
- a CDS encoding efflux RND transporter periplasmic adaptor subunit, whose translation MTTNKLISILTIASVFLVVVSCGNKDNVQAAAAQQQQILPFPVTQIQTQTVTGYNEYPVNIEGIVNSDVRAKTSGYIQKVLVDEGARVRKGQPLFRLETQSLSQDAEAAKAQVNVAQVEVDKLKPLVEKNIISPVQLETAKANLAQAKAAYSSIAANIGYATVKSPVDGYVGSINFREGTLVSAADATPLTTVSDISQVYAFFTLNEAQYIDHLKRMTGKTKAERIKNSPDVSLVLANGDIYSEKGRIQTSTGQISETTGTIKVRAAFDNPNELLTNGNSGKIRIPSTYENAVVVPQSSTFEQQGKVMIYTLGEDNKVSSKIIEVEAKVDNLYVVKSGIDASTKIVASGVSKLRDGMPIAPQEIPFNEATKKVATLFKN comes from the coding sequence ATGACAACAAATAAATTAATTTCAATATTAACCATAGCTAGCGTGTTTCTAGTCGTGGTAAGCTGTGGTAATAAAGACAATGTGCAAGCAGCTGCAGCACAACAGCAGCAAATATTACCATTTCCGGTAACGCAAATTCAAACGCAAACGGTAACTGGTTACAACGAATATCCTGTAAATATAGAAGGTATTGTAAACAGTGATGTGCGTGCAAAAACTTCAGGATACATTCAAAAAGTATTGGTAGACGAAGGTGCTAGAGTACGCAAAGGTCAACCGCTTTTTAGGTTAGAAACGCAATCGCTAAGTCAAGATGCCGAAGCTGCAAAAGCACAAGTTAACGTGGCTCAAGTTGAGGTTGATAAGTTAAAACCTTTAGTAGAAAAAAACATTATTAGTCCTGTACAATTAGAAACTGCAAAAGCCAATTTAGCACAAGCCAAAGCGGCTTACAGCAGTATTGCTGCCAATATTGGTTATGCAACGGTAAAAAGTCCGGTTGATGGTTACGTGGGTTCTATTAATTTTAGAGAAGGCACTTTAGTAAGTGCTGCCGATGCAACACCATTAACTACGGTTAGTGATATTAGTCAAGTATATGCGTTTTTCACTTTAAACGAAGCGCAGTACATAGACCATTTAAAACGAATGACAGGTAAAACCAAAGCAGAACGTATTAAAAATTCGCCAGACGTAAGTTTAGTATTGGCAAATGGCGATATATATTCTGAAAAAGGTCGTATTCAAACCAGTACTGGTCAAATTAGCGAAACAACTGGTACCATTAAAGTAAGAGCAGCTTTTGATAATCCAAATGAGCTTTTAACTAACGGAAATAGTGGTAAAATACGTATTCCTTCAACTTACGAAAATGCAGTAGTTGTACCACAATCGTCAACCTTTGAGCAACAAGGTAAAGTAATGATTTACACGTTGGGCGAAGACAATAAAGTAAGCAGTAAAATTATTGAAGTTGAAGCTAAAGTAGATAATCTTTACGTGGTAAAATCGGGTATAGATGCTAGTACAAAAATTGTGGCATCTGGTGTTTCAAAATTACGCGATGGTATGCCAATTGCGCCACAAGAAATTCCGTTTAACGAAGCCACTAAAAAAGTAGCTACTTTATTTAAAAACTAA
- a CDS encoding efflux RND transporter permease subunit — protein sequence MLKTFIERPVLSTVISIIIVILGVISITSLPIEEYPDIAPPTIKVTANYTGANAETVLESVIVPIEEQINGVEGMTYITSTASNNGTAEITVYFDQTMNADIAAVNVQNRVARANPLLPSEVIQTGIVTQKQETSALMFIAMYSDSEDYDATFIQNYLKINVIPAMQRIKGVGDVSVFSQQDYAMRVWLKPEKLAAYNLIPSDITAALNEQNLEAAAGSLGENNGESFSYILKYSGRFKEEGQYADIVIKALGNGEYLRLKDVADIELDAQSYSSNATSLGHPAVFMGIFQTKGSNAAEIIENIKTTLDDVEQGLPEGLNFFVPYDTSLFLNASIDKVISTLLEAFLLVFLVVFIFLQDFRSTLIPAIAVPVSIIGTFFFLNVFGYSINLLTLFALVLAIGIVVDDAIVVVEAVHAKMDEGEKKPKSATLKAMSEISGAIISITLVMAAVFIPVTFVTGPTGVFYEQFGVTLIIAILISAVNALTLSPALCALLLKEHKDDEELKGKNALQKFYTLFNRGFDATVNKYGKSLQFLYKNKFVSVMLLIIAGVGIYWAATTTPTGFVPNEDRGIIFANIELPAGASLDRTEAVTKELYAKIKDLDGVTDASFIKGRSLISGAGSNFGIGFVKLDDWSERESEALSAQAITGKLFGIAATIPEAKIIFFSPPSIRGFGNSAGFEVNLLDKFGGEFTDLDKANKEFAAALMSHPEIQYAQSAFNTNYPQYEMEVNVPLAKEKGVAINSIFGTLQGYIGGIYASDFSRFGKQYRVYIQSLPEDRADENDLNSMYVRTSSGEMTPITQFVTLKRVYGPQSVTRFNLFNSTNITGATNPGFSTGDAIRVIEEEVAKLPSNYTVAYSGLTREEVNAGNQTTFIFILSILFVYFLLSAQYESYILPFSVLLSLPFGVFGAYISTKFFGLENNIYFQIALIMLVGLLAKNAILIVEFALQRRKQGEGIVDAAIHGAKARLRPILMTSFAFILGLMPLVLAKGVGAEGNNSIGTGAAGGMLIGTILGVFVIPILFIFFQWLQEKVSRKPEVETIEA from the coding sequence ATGTTAAAAACATTTATTGAAAGACCAGTGCTTTCAACAGTAATCTCTATTATCATAGTTATACTAGGTGTTATCAGTATAACATCCTTACCTATAGAGGAATATCCAGATATTGCGCCGCCAACTATTAAGGTTACGGCTAACTATACAGGTGCTAACGCAGAGACTGTTTTAGAGAGTGTAATTGTACCTATTGAAGAGCAAATTAATGGTGTAGAAGGTATGACGTATATTACCTCTACAGCATCAAATAATGGTACTGCCGAAATTACAGTGTATTTTGACCAAACCATGAATGCCGATATTGCTGCGGTAAACGTTCAAAACCGTGTAGCACGTGCAAATCCGTTGTTACCTTCAGAAGTTATCCAAACTGGTATTGTAACGCAAAAGCAAGAAACCAGTGCATTAATGTTTATTGCTATGTATTCTGATAGCGAAGATTACGATGCAACTTTTATTCAGAATTACTTAAAAATAAACGTAATTCCTGCAATGCAGCGTATTAAAGGTGTTGGTGATGTATCGGTATTTTCACAACAAGATTACGCTATGCGCGTTTGGTTAAAACCTGAAAAATTAGCGGCTTATAATTTAATTCCATCAGATATTACAGCTGCTTTAAACGAGCAGAATTTAGAAGCTGCAGCTGGTTCTTTAGGTGAAAATAATGGTGAATCTTTCTCTTATATTTTAAAGTATAGCGGACGATTTAAAGAAGAAGGACAGTATGCAGACATCGTAATTAAAGCGTTAGGAAATGGCGAATATTTACGATTGAAAGATGTCGCAGATATCGAGTTAGATGCGCAATCCTATTCATCTAATGCTACAAGTTTAGGACATCCAGCGGTATTTATGGGGATTTTCCAAACCAAAGGATCTAACGCTGCCGAAATTATTGAAAACATAAAAACCACTTTAGACGATGTAGAACAAGGTTTACCTGAAGGCTTAAACTTCTTTGTGCCTTACGATACAAGTTTATTCTTAAACGCATCTATAGACAAGGTAATTAGTACACTTTTAGAAGCCTTTTTACTGGTATTTTTAGTGGTGTTTATCTTCTTGCAAGATTTCCGTTCTACATTAATTCCTGCAATTGCAGTACCGGTTTCAATTATTGGTACCTTCTTTTTCTTGAATGTCTTTGGCTATTCCATAAACCTATTAACGCTTTTCGCATTAGTGCTGGCTATTGGTATTGTGGTAGATGATGCTATTGTTGTGGTAGAAGCCGTACACGCCAAAATGGATGAAGGTGAGAAAAAACCGAAAAGTGCCACATTAAAGGCTATGAGTGAAATTTCGGGTGCTATTATTTCTATTACGTTGGTAATGGCAGCGGTATTTATTCCGGTAACTTTTGTAACTGGTCCAACAGGTGTATTCTATGAGCAGTTTGGTGTTACTTTAATTATTGCCATTTTAATTTCGGCAGTAAACGCCTTAACCTTAAGTCCGGCATTGTGTGCATTGTTATTAAAAGAACATAAAGACGATGAAGAATTAAAAGGAAAAAATGCACTTCAAAAATTCTACACGTTATTTAACAGAGGATTTGATGCAACGGTAAATAAATACGGTAAGTCATTACAGTTTTTATATAAAAACAAATTTGTATCAGTAATGTTATTAATCATTGCTGGTGTAGGTATTTATTGGGCTGCAACAACAACGCCTACAGGATTTGTGCCAAATGAAGATAGAGGAATTATTTTCGCTAACATAGAATTACCTGCAGGTGCATCATTAGACCGTACCGAAGCAGTAACTAAAGAATTATACGCAAAAATTAAAGACCTTGATGGTGTAACAGATGCCAGTTTTATTAAAGGACGTAGTTTAATAAGTGGTGCTGGTAGTAACTTTGGTATTGGTTTCGTGAAGTTAGATGATTGGTCTGAAAGAGAATCTGAAGCCTTATCTGCACAAGCCATCACCGGAAAATTATTTGGTATTGCGGCAACTATTCCAGAAGCAAAAATTATTTTCTTCTCGCCACCAAGTATTCGTGGTTTTGGTAATTCAGCTGGTTTTGAGGTGAATTTATTAGATAAATTCGGTGGTGAGTTTACCGATTTAGATAAAGCAAATAAAGAGTTTGCAGCAGCCTTAATGAGTCATCCAGAAATTCAGTATGCTCAATCAGCATTCAACACTAATTATCCACAGTACGAAATGGAAGTTAATGTGCCTTTAGCAAAAGAAAAAGGTGTGGCTATTAACAGCATTTTCGGGACGCTTCAAGGTTATATCGGTGGAATTTACGCGTCAGATTTTAGCCGATTTGGTAAACAGTATCGTGTATACATTCAGTCGTTACCAGAAGACAGAGCAGATGAAAACGACCTAAACAGTATGTATGTTAGAACAAGTTCTGGTGAAATGACGCCAATTACACAGTTTGTAACCTTAAAACGTGTGTATGGTCCGCAATCGGTAACGCGTTTCAACCTATTTAATTCAACAAATATAACAGGTGCAACTAATCCTGGATTTAGTACAGGTGATGCCATTAGAGTGATTGAAGAAGAAGTGGCAAAACTGCCAAGTAATTACACCGTTGCATATTCTGGTTTAACACGAGAAGAGGTAAATGCAGGTAACCAAACCACGTTTATTTTCATCTTAAGTATTCTGTTTGTGTATTTCTTATTAAGTGCGCAGTACGAGAGTTATATTTTACCATTTTCGGTATTATTATCGCTACCATTTGGTGTATTTGGTGCGTATATAAGTACGAAATTCTTTGGATTGGAAAACAACATTTACTTCCAAATTGCACTGATAATGCTGGTTGGTCTGTTGGCTAAAAACGCCATACTTATTGTTGAGTTTGCATTGCAACGACGCAAACAAGGCGAAGGTATAGTAGATGCAGCTATTCATGGAGCCAAAGCACGTTTACGACCAATTTTAATGACATCGTTCGCCTTTATACTTGGGTTAATGCCATTGGTATTGGCCAAAGGTGTTGGTGCCGAAGGAAACAATTCTATTGGTACAGGTGCAGCTGGTGGTATGTTAATAGGAACCATTTTAGGTGTATTTGTTATTCCAATTTTATTCATCTTTTTTCAATGGTTACAAGAAAAAGTATCGCGTAAACCAGAAGTAGAAACAATTGAAGCTTAA
- a CDS encoding efflux transporter outer membrane subunit, producing MKLTINKNFSKGALILMLALTLQSCFVAKDYTRPELEETEHLYRTDNLPQDSISLADVSWKDMFKDQYLAQYIEEGLQNNLDIRVAIQQIAIANAYMKQGKAGYLPTLTGTAQVTHQELSENSQFGGFFSSVDQYELSGSLSWEADIWGKIRSNKRAGEASYLQTVAAHKAVKTELISAIASTYYQLLALDEQLEITERTIATRDSSVYTIKALKDAGNVTQVAVDQYIAQFNNAKALKVDLQAAIFRTENTLNFLLGRPAEPIERSKLTEQQLDENITLGVPATLLRNRPDVIASEYNLINAFELTNVAKSNFYPSLTLTASGGFQSLELDKLFNANSLFATVVGGLTQPIFNQRKIKTQHEVAKAQQEQALLNFKKTLLTAGNEVSNALYVYNAETEKFEYRKNEVEALRQAEANSEELLQNGLANYLDLLTARESALNAELNVIDNKLQQLLSAVTLYEALGGGWQ from the coding sequence ATGAAATTAACTATAAATAAAAATTTTAGTAAAGGCGCATTAATTTTAATGCTGGCGCTAACACTGCAAAGTTGTTTTGTGGCGAAGGATTACACACGTCCTGAATTAGAAGAAACAGAACATTTGTATAGAACCGATAACTTACCACAAGATAGTATATCGTTAGCAGATGTATCGTGGAAAGATATGTTTAAAGACCAATATTTAGCGCAATATATTGAAGAAGGTCTTCAAAACAACCTAGATATTCGTGTGGCTATTCAGCAAATTGCTATTGCGAATGCGTACATGAAACAAGGTAAAGCAGGTTATTTACCAACGTTAACTGGTACAGCCCAAGTAACACATCAAGAACTGTCTGAAAACAGTCAGTTTGGTGGTTTTTTCTCGTCTGTAGATCAATATGAATTATCTGGTAGTTTATCTTGGGAAGCCGATATTTGGGGTAAAATAAGAAGTAATAAACGTGCAGGCGAAGCCAGTTATTTACAAACTGTAGCAGCACATAAAGCTGTAAAAACCGAATTAATTTCGGCAATAGCATCAACCTATTATCAACTATTAGCCTTAGATGAACAATTAGAAATTACTGAAAGAACCATTGCCACTAGAGACAGTAGTGTTTACACTATTAAGGCATTAAAAGATGCTGGAAATGTAACACAAGTTGCTGTAGACCAATACATAGCGCAGTTTAACAATGCCAAAGCGTTAAAAGTAGATTTACAAGCAGCCATTTTTAGAACCGAAAACACGTTAAATTTCTTATTAGGAAGACCTGCAGAACCAATTGAACGTAGTAAGTTAACCGAGCAACAGTTAGATGAAAACATTACACTTGGCGTGCCAGCAACCTTGTTGAGAAATAGACCAGATGTGATTGCTTCAGAATACAATTTAATCAATGCTTTTGAGCTAACTAATGTGGCAAAAAGTAACTTTTATCCATCGTTGACCTTAACCGCAAGTGGCGGATTTCAAAGTTTAGAATTAGATAAATTATTTAATGCCAATTCATTGTTTGCAACAGTTGTTGGTGGTTTAACACAGCCAATTTTTAATCAGCGTAAAATAAAAACACAACACGAAGTAGCCAAAGCACAGCAAGAACAAGCGCTTTTAAACTTTAAGAAAACCTTGTTAACTGCAGGTAACGAAGTGTCTAACGCACTTTACGTTTACAATGCTGAAACCGAAAAATTCGAATATCGTAAAAATGAAGTTGAAGCCTTAAGACAAGCTGAAGCAAACTCAGAAGAGCTATTGCAAAATGGTTTAGCTAATTATCTTGATTTGTTAACCGCAAGAGAAAGTGCGCTTAATGCCGAATTAAACGTTATTGATAACAAATTACAACAATTGCTAAGTGCGGTAACTTTATACGAAGCACTTGGTGGCGGTTGGCAATAG
- a CDS encoding TetR/AcrR family transcriptional regulator — protein MIGKEHIIAFAAEKFTQFGSKRFTMDELAALLGISKKTIYQYFSSKEDLVVASIQYLIDEYNETLEHLIKSEKDPITSIILMYEKAFERLKYFKPSFIFGLRKYYPLANKVFDDFRNNFVKERIYSLLKVAKEKDILLEGVNLDLFCDLYFKRFEEVAFIRNNLFDVYSNTDLLNHFIIFSLRGITKPNYSNPYFE, from the coding sequence ATGATTGGCAAAGAACACATTATTGCGTTCGCAGCCGAGAAATTCACCCAATTCGGCAGCAAGCGGTTCACTATGGATGAGCTCGCTGCCCTATTGGGGATTTCTAAAAAAACAATTTACCAGTATTTTTCCAGTAAAGAAGATTTGGTGGTGGCCAGTATTCAATATTTAATTGACGAATACAACGAAACACTAGAGCATTTAATAAAATCCGAGAAAGACCCAATCACTAGTATTATTTTAATGTACGAAAAGGCTTTTGAGCGCCTAAAGTACTTTAAACCTTCCTTTATTTTCGGACTAAGAAAATACTATCCGTTAGCCAACAAAGTATTTGACGATTTTCGGAATAATTTTGTAAAAGAACGGATTTACAGCCTTTTGAAAGTGGCAAAAGAAAAAGACATTTTATTGGAAGGGGTAAATTTAGATTTGTTTTGCGATCTGTACTTTAAACGGTTTGAAGAAGTCGCTTTTATACGTAATAACTTGTTCGATGTGTATTCTAACACAGATTTGCTAAACCATTTTATTATTTTTAGTTTACGGGGCATTACCAAACCCAATTATTCGAATCCTTATTTTGAATAG
- a CDS encoding universal stress protein, translating to MKKLLVPTDFSEQAENALKVAAQIAKKHNCEIFLLHMLEIPLQEVDPLGTQSALPEAMFFMKLAHKKFETLMKKDFLEGITVHETVDFQEIFKGIFHVCKKHDIDLIVMGSNGVSGLREMLIGSNTEKVVRTSETPVLVVKKEHPIFNVGHFVFASDFEDESKDAFKKAMNFADMFGAKLHLLLVNTPNMFITTEEANERMESYQKLLGDKPHSLNIYNDLSIEKGIMNFAESINADIIGMSTHGRQGLSHFFNGSISEDLVNHAKRPVITFKI from the coding sequence ATGAAAAAATTACTTGTCCCCACCGATTTTTCTGAACAAGCCGAAAACGCCCTTAAGGTGGCGGCGCAAATCGCAAAAAAGCACAATTGCGAAATTTTTCTGCTTCACATGCTTGAAATCCCTCTTCAGGAAGTAGACCCTTTGGGCACACAAAGTGCTTTGCCCGAAGCCATGTTTTTTATGAAACTGGCGCACAAAAAGTTTGAAACCCTTATGAAGAAAGATTTTTTAGAAGGGATAACAGTGCACGAAACTGTAGACTTTCAAGAAATTTTCAAAGGCATTTTCCATGTATGCAAAAAGCACGACATCGATTTGATTGTAATGGGATCTAACGGCGTAAGCGGACTGCGCGAAATGTTGATTGGCAGCAATACCGAAAAAGTAGTTCGAACCTCTGAAACACCAGTTTTGGTGGTTAAAAAAGAGCATCCCATCTTTAATGTTGGCCATTTTGTTTTTGCTTCAGATTTTGAAGATGAAAGCAAAGATGCCTTTAAAAAAGCCATGAATTTCGCCGATATGTTTGGCGCCAAATTGCACCTTCTATTGGTGAACACACCCAATATGTTTATAACCACCGAGGAAGCTAACGAACGGATGGAAAGCTATCAAAAACTATTGGGCGACAAACCGCACTCTTTAAACATTTACAACGATTTAAGTATTGAAAAAGGCATTATGAATTTTGCCGAATCCATTAACGCCGACATCATTGGCATGAGTACCCACGGCCGCCAAGGGCTTTCGCATTTTTTTAATGGCAGCATCAGCGAAGATTTAGTAAACCACGCCAAACGTCCGGTAATTACCTTTAAGATTTAG
- the rimP gene encoding ribosome assembly cofactor RimP, with protein sequence MFKTKVTELLDAALTERQDLFLIDLSISPSNHIKVIIDGDNGVLVDDCIFVSRAIEHNLDREEEDFSLEVMSAGAASPLVHQRQYKKNISRTLQVKTNSESVEGVLAEADDKSIKLEWKVREPKPVGKGKTTVKKEANIPYEDIVEAKVMIKF encoded by the coding sequence ATGTTTAAAACGAAGGTTACAGAATTACTTGATGCTGCATTGACGGAACGCCAAGATTTGTTTTTAATAGATTTAAGCATTTCGCCAAGCAACCACATAAAAGTGATTATTGATGGCGATAATGGTGTTTTGGTTGACGATTGTATTTTTGTAAGCCGCGCCATAGAGCATAATTTAGACCGTGAGGAGGAAGATTTTTCTTTGGAAGTGATGTCGGCAGGAGCAGCCTCGCCATTGGTGCATCAGCGCCAGTATAAAAAAAATATAAGTCGAACGCTTCAGGTGAAAACCAATTCAGAAAGTGTTGAAGGGGTACTTGCCGAAGCAGACGATAAAAGTATAAAGCTAGAATGGAAGGTTAGAGAGCCCAAGCCCGTTGGTAAAGGCAAAACCACCGTAAAAAAGGAAGCCAATATTCCTTATGAAGATATTGTTGAAGCAAAAGTTATGATTAAATTTTAA